A window of the Citrus sinensis cultivar Valencia sweet orange chromosome 9, DVS_A1.0, whole genome shotgun sequence genome harbors these coding sequences:
- the LOC102625902 gene encoding probable cytokinin riboside 5'-monophosphate phosphoribohydrolase LOGL10 isoform X3: MLRFQSLRPAQEELCFASVSSLTLMRDRAQMRKEIEQCYELIHRLGRGVVYLGSSRMGPDHPHYLQSFELGGEIARLLDCTTWSGAGPGLMDAVTKGAMQAGKPVGGFKVGKEAGEWTASNFHPYLPLETYLTCRFFSARKHGLIDCAVRNDSCDRTAVVALPGGVGTLDEMFEILALIQLERIGSELPVPFLVMNYDSFYKKLLDFLGDCEDWGTVAKDEVASLWKICDSNSEALSYLAEFYDLSSIDKRVHEVNLKSTHGIVS, from the exons ATGTTACGATTCCAAAGTTTAAGACCTGCGCAGGAAGAGCTTTGCTTTGCAAGCGTGAGTTCGTTGACTTTGATGAGAGATCGAGCCCAGATGAG AAAAGAGATTGAGCAATGCTACGAGCTTATACACCGACTAGGTAGGGGAGTTGTATATTTGGGTTCTTCAAGAATGGGACCTGATCATCCGCATTACTTACAATCATTCGAGTTGGGTGGAGAG ATTGCTAGGCTTTTGGACTGTACTACTTGGTCAGGAGCTGGTCCAGGACTCATGGATGCTGTCACCAAAGGTGCTATGCAAGCAGGAAAGCCAGTTGGTGGATTTAAGGTCGGTAAAGAAGCTGGTGAATGGACAGCCTCTAATTTCCATCCTTACCTTCCTTTAGAAACCTATCTTACTTGCAG GTTTTTCTCGGCAAGAAAGCATGGACTCATCGATTGTGCAGTTAGGAATGATAGCTGCGATAGGACTGCTGTAGTTGCTCTCCCTGGTGGGGTTGGTACTCTGGATGAGATGTTCGAGATTCTCGCTTTAATTCAGTTAGAAAGGATTGGATCAGAGCTTCCAGTTCCTTTTCTTGTGATGAACTATGACTCATTTTATAAGAAGCTATTAGACTTTCTTGGTGATTGTGAGGATTGGGGTACTGTGGCCAAAGATGAGGTAGCATCATTATGGAAAATCTGTGACAGTAACTCAGAAGCTTTATCTTACTTGGCAGAATTCTATGATCTCTCATCTATTGACAAACGTGTGCACGAAGTTAACTTGAAAAGTACACATGGAATAGTTTCTTAA
- the LOC102623731 gene encoding uncharacterized protein LOC102623731 translates to MFSSSSSSAKMTCGLKVDTNDPAWFSSMTKVLRKIKGASYTIDAEEGMAYITGRANPRKLLRKLQSGKYANLCWVSAGNQITYGNAYHEGMQMQSPYAYNTRQLQPPGYWHDHHYDHPMLHYYPQPRHTMAAYPYHHDYHHWL, encoded by the exons ATGTTTTCTTCATCGAGCAGCAGCGCAAAAATG ACTTGCGGCCTAAAAGTTGACACCAACGATCCTGCATGGTTCAGTTCCATGACCAAGGTTTTGAGGAAAATCAAGg gaGCGTCATACACCATTGACGCAGAGGAAGGAATGGCTTATATTACAGGTAGAGCGAATCCAAGAAAACTTCTGAGGAAGCTGCAATCAGGAAAATATGCGAATCTATGCTGGGTCAGTGCTGGAAATCAGATAACTTATGGCAATGCTTATCATGAAGGAATGCAAATGCAATCACCTTACGCTTATAACACACGTCAACTGCAACCTCCAGGCTACTGGCACGACCACCATTATGACCATCCCATGCTTCACTACTATCCACAGCCAAGGCATACCATGGCAGCTTACCCATATCATCATGATTATCATCACTGGCTCtag
- the LOC102625902 gene encoding probable cytokinin riboside 5'-monophosphate phosphoribohydrolase LOGL10 isoform X1: protein MGFSMVGSFGHHVFVRNSSHRTVKFGSFRGKKMINYNVTIPKFKTCAGRALLCKREFVDFDERSSPDEVRKEIEQCYELIHRLGRGVVYLGSSRMGPDHPHYLQSFELGGEIARLLDCTTWSGAGPGLMDAVTKGAMQAGKPVGGFKVGKEAGEWTASNFHPYLPLETYLTCRFFSARKHGLIDCAVRNDSCDRTAVVALPGGVGTLDEMFEILALIQLERIGSELPVPFLVMNYDSFYKKLLDFLGDCEDWGTVAKDEVASLWKICDSNSEALSYLAEFYDLSSIDKRVHEVNLKSTHGIVS, encoded by the exons ATGGGATTTTCGATGGTGGGTTCATTTGGTCACCATGTTTTTGTCAGGAATTCTAGTCACAGGACTGTAAAGTTTGGGTCTTTCcgtgggaaaaaaatgattaactATAATGTTACGATTCCAAAGTTTAAGACCTGCGCAGGAAGAGCTTTGCTTTGCAAGCGTGAGTTCGTTGACTTTGATGAGAGATCGAGCCCAGATGAG GTTAGAAAAGAGATTGAGCAATGCTACGAGCTTATACACCGACTAGGTAGGGGAGTTGTATATTTGGGTTCTTCAAGAATGGGACCTGATCATCCGCATTACTTACAATCATTCGAGTTGGGTGGAGAG ATTGCTAGGCTTTTGGACTGTACTACTTGGTCAGGAGCTGGTCCAGGACTCATGGATGCTGTCACCAAAGGTGCTATGCAAGCAGGAAAGCCAGTTGGTGGATTTAAGGTCGGTAAAGAAGCTGGTGAATGGACAGCCTCTAATTTCCATCCTTACCTTCCTTTAGAAACCTATCTTACTTGCAG GTTTTTCTCGGCAAGAAAGCATGGACTCATCGATTGTGCAGTTAGGAATGATAGCTGCGATAGGACTGCTGTAGTTGCTCTCCCTGGTGGGGTTGGTACTCTGGATGAGATGTTCGAGATTCTCGCTTTAATTCAGTTAGAAAGGATTGGATCAGAGCTTCCAGTTCCTTTTCTTGTGATGAACTATGACTCATTTTATAAGAAGCTATTAGACTTTCTTGGTGATTGTGAGGATTGGGGTACTGTGGCCAAAGATGAGGTAGCATCATTATGGAAAATCTGTGACAGTAACTCAGAAGCTTTATCTTACTTGGCAGAATTCTATGATCTCTCATCTATTGACAAACGTGTGCACGAAGTTAACTTGAAAAGTACACATGGAATAGTTTCTTAA
- the LOC127899963 gene encoding uncharacterized protein LOC127899963, translating into MWTEDDEKGILYPHEDALVIKAKVAGTELQRILVDTGSSVDILFKSALNDMGISDLKLERTNTSLKGFGGGRLTPMGVIELPITVGTKPFERTMMLDFVVVEERNPYQMILGRPFMRISQCVMSTHYLALKYRINGVVGVVKGDQRMARSCYATAAKETLQVTSLDSRGDSKNGRQELVEKLNEVVVSRNDPSRVVKVGSELGEAIKGELVKCLRSHADIFAWSHEDMPGIDRGVACHKLAIKKGARPVRQKRRCFNQEMYEAINTEVEKLLKAGFIREARYPEWISNVVLVKKANGKWRMCVDFTDLNKACPKDSFPLPKIDQLVDSTAG; encoded by the coding sequence ATGTGGACGGAGGATGACGAAAAGGGTATTCTGTATCCTCATGAGGATGCCTTAGTGATTAAGGCAAAGGTGGCCGGTACAGAATTGCAGCGAATACTGGTGGACACAGGCAGTTCAGTCGATATTCTGTTTAAGTCGGCCCTAAATGATATGGGGATTTCAGACTTAAAGCTGGAGCGGACGAATACATCATTGAAGGGATTTGGAGGGGGACGACTAACTCCCATGGGGGTCATTGAACTCCCGATTACTGTGGGGACAAAGCCATTTGAAAGAACGATGATGCTGGACTTTGTCGTGGTAGAGGAAAGAAatccttaccagatgatatTGGGGAGACCGTTCATGAGGATAAGCCAATGTGTAATGTCCACGCATTATCTGGCGCTGAAGTACAGAATAAATGGAGTTGTGGGTGTAGTAAAAGGCGACCAAAGAATGGCGAGGAGCTGCTATGCTACAGCGGCCAAGGAAACGCTGCAGGTGACCTCTCTAGATAGCCGAGGGGATTCAAAAAATGGTCGCCAGGAACTTGTTGAGAAGCTGAATGAGGTTGTTGTAAGCAGGAATGACCCTAGCAGAGTGGTTAAGGTCGGATCAGAATTGGGCGAAGCAATAAAAGGCGAGCTAGTGAAGTGTCTACGGTCCCATGCAGATATATTTGCCTGGTCTCATGAGGATATGCCAGGAATTGACCGCGGGGTAGCTTGCCACAAGTTGGCCATAAAAAAGGGGGCAAGGCCAGTGAGACAGAAGAGGAGATGCTTTAACCAGGAAatgtacgaggccataaacaCCGAGGTGGAGAAGCTATTGAAAGCAGGATTTATAAGGGAAGCCAGGTACCCAGAATGGATTTCAAATGTAGTCCTGGTAAAAAAGGCCAACGGAAAGTGGAGAATGTGTGTGGACTTCACGGACCTCAATAAGGCATGCCCAAAGGACAGCTTTCCCCTACCCAAAATAGATCAGCTGGTGGACTCAACAGCAGGGTAA
- the LOC102625902 gene encoding probable cytokinin riboside 5'-monophosphate phosphoribohydrolase LOGL10 isoform X2: protein MINYNVTIPKFKTCAGRALLCKREFVDFDERSSPDEVRKEIEQCYELIHRLGRGVVYLGSSRMGPDHPHYLQSFELGGEIARLLDCTTWSGAGPGLMDAVTKGAMQAGKPVGGFKVGKEAGEWTASNFHPYLPLETYLTCRFFSARKHGLIDCAVRNDSCDRTAVVALPGGVGTLDEMFEILALIQLERIGSELPVPFLVMNYDSFYKKLLDFLGDCEDWGTVAKDEVASLWKICDSNSEALSYLAEFYDLSSIDKRVHEVNLKSTHGIVS from the exons atgattaactATAATGTTACGATTCCAAAGTTTAAGACCTGCGCAGGAAGAGCTTTGCTTTGCAAGCGTGAGTTCGTTGACTTTGATGAGAGATCGAGCCCAGATGAG GTTAGAAAAGAGATTGAGCAATGCTACGAGCTTATACACCGACTAGGTAGGGGAGTTGTATATTTGGGTTCTTCAAGAATGGGACCTGATCATCCGCATTACTTACAATCATTCGAGTTGGGTGGAGAG ATTGCTAGGCTTTTGGACTGTACTACTTGGTCAGGAGCTGGTCCAGGACTCATGGATGCTGTCACCAAAGGTGCTATGCAAGCAGGAAAGCCAGTTGGTGGATTTAAGGTCGGTAAAGAAGCTGGTGAATGGACAGCCTCTAATTTCCATCCTTACCTTCCTTTAGAAACCTATCTTACTTGCAG GTTTTTCTCGGCAAGAAAGCATGGACTCATCGATTGTGCAGTTAGGAATGATAGCTGCGATAGGACTGCTGTAGTTGCTCTCCCTGGTGGGGTTGGTACTCTGGATGAGATGTTCGAGATTCTCGCTTTAATTCAGTTAGAAAGGATTGGATCAGAGCTTCCAGTTCCTTTTCTTGTGATGAACTATGACTCATTTTATAAGAAGCTATTAGACTTTCTTGGTGATTGTGAGGATTGGGGTACTGTGGCCAAAGATGAGGTAGCATCATTATGGAAAATCTGTGACAGTAACTCAGAAGCTTTATCTTACTTGGCAGAATTCTATGATCTCTCATCTATTGACAAACGTGTGCACGAAGTTAACTTGAAAAGTACACATGGAATAGTTTCTTAA